A stretch of DNA from Roseovarius sp. M141:
GTCCGGTGCGATGACCGATGCAGGCGTGAATCGCGCGCGCCCCTCGGGCCGAGGGAAGCCGTCGCCAAACACGATGGGCTGACCGGGGTCCGTCGGCGACAGCGACGGATAGGTCACCGCGCCCTCGTTTTCCAGCCGTTCCCACGTGATGTTGTCAAAGCTGCGCATGTTCAGCTTCATCTCGGCAAAAATATCGGCGGGCGTGTCATAGGACCAGCCCAGACCCAGACGGTTGGCCAGATCGATGGTGATCTTCCAATCCTCGCGCGCGTCGCCCATCGGCGGCACGGCGGGGCGGGCGATCTGCACCTGACGGTTGGTATTGGTAACCGTCCCCGATTTTTCCGCAAAGGCCGAGGCGGGCAGGATCACATCGGCATAGTTCGCCGTTTCGGTCAGGAAAATATCCTGCACGACCAGATGATCCAGCTTGGCCAGCGCGTCACGGGCATGTTCGACGTCGGGGTCGGACATGGCCGGGTTTTCGCCCAGAATATACATCGCCTTGATGTCGCCATCATGGACCGCATCCATGATCTCGGTCACGGTCAGGCCCTTTTCAGCGCTGAAATCGCCGCTTTCCCAGACCTCGGTGAACGCGCGGCGCACGCCGTCATCCGTCACGCTCTGATAGTCGGGCAGGAACATCGGCACGAGGCCCGCGTCGGACGCGCCCTGCACGTTGTTCTGGCCGCGCAGCGGGTGCAGTCCGGCACCGGGGCGCCCGACCTGACCGCACATCAGAGCCAGCGAAATCAGGCAGCGCGAATTGTCCGTGCCGTGGATGTGCTGCGAAACGCCCATTCCCCAGAAGATCATCGCAGATTTCGCGCCCGCAAAGGTGCGCGCGACCTCGCGCAACTCATCCGCCGGGATGCCGCAGATACCTTCCATTTTCTCGGGGCTGAAATCGGCCAGATGGGCCTTTTCCGCCTCCCAGTTCTCGGTATAGGCGTCGATATATTGCTGATCGTACAGGTTTTCCTCGACGATCGTATGCATGATCGCGTTCAGCATGCTGACATCCGCGCCGGGGCGGAATTGCAGCATGTGGGTGGCGAAACGCTTCATGCCCACGCCGCGCGGATCCATCACGATCAGCTTGCCACCGCGTTTGGTGAACTGCTTGAAATAGGTGGCCGCAACGGGATGGTTCTCGATCGGGTTGGCGCCGATGATGATGGCGACATCGGCATTTTCGATCTCGTTAAAGGTCGCGGTAACCGCTCCCGATCCGACGTTTTCAATCAGCGCGGACACCGACGACGCATGGCACAGCCGCGTGCAGTGGTCGACGTTGTTATGACCAAAGCCCTGACGGATCAGTTTCTGGAACAGATACGCCTCTTCGTTGGTGCATTTGGCGCTGCCGAAACCAGCCACTTCGCGCCCGCGGCCCTTCAGGCCGTTCGCGGCGAAATCCAGCGCCTCGTCCCAGCTTGCCTCGCGGAAATGCGTGCTCCAGTTGCCGGGGTCGACGTTCAGCCCCTTGGCGGGGGCATCATCGCGGCGGATCAGCGGCTTGGTCATACGGTGGGGGTGGTGGATGTAGTCAAAGCCAAAGCGCCCCTTGACGCACAGCCGCCCCTCGTTTGCGGGGCCGTTGATGCCCTCGACATACTTGACCTTGCCATCCTTGACCTTCAGCGAAATCTGGCAGCCAACACCGCAGAACGGGCAGATGCTCTTGGTCTCAGAGTCGAAATCGGCGCTGTCACCGACCTGGTTCTCGTCAACCACACTCGACGGCATCAGCGCGCCGGTGGGGCAGGCCTGAACGCACTCACCACAGGCGACGCAGGTTGATTCGCCCATGGGATCGTCGAAATCGAACACCGGGTAGGCGTCATGCCCGCGACCCGCCATGCCGATCACGTCATTCACCTGAACCTCGCGGCAGGCGCGCACGCACAGGCCGCACTGGATGCAGGCATCCAGATTGACGCTCATCGCGACGTGGCTGTCGTCCAGTAGCGGGATGCGCCCGTCTTCCAGTTTGGGAAAGCGGCTGGCCTCGACGCCCTGCATCGCGGCCATATCCCAAAGGTGGCTGGATTTATCGTGCGCGACATCCTGCTCAGGCTGGTCGGCGACCAGCATTTCCATCACCATCTTGCGGGCCTGCTTGGCGCGGGCGGTGTCGGTCTTGACCACCATCCCATCGCCCGGCTCGCGGATGCAAGAGGCAGCCAGCACGCGCTCGCCCTCGATCTCGACCATACAGGCGCGGCAGTTGCCATCCGGGCGATAGCCCGGCTGCGGCTTGTGACACAGGTTCGGGATGATCAGGCCACGGCCATGGCTGATTTCCCAGATCGTCAGGCCCTTGGGTGCGGTAACTTCGGCGCCGTCGAGCGTGAAAGTGACTGTCTCCGTTGTGGTGTCGAGCATCAGATTTCCTCCGGGAAATGCTTCATCGTCGAGAGTATCGGATTCGGAGCCGCCTGTCCCAGACCGCAGATAGACGCATCGACCATGGCTGTGCACAGTTCGTCCAGCAAGGGCTGGTCCCACGTGTC
This window harbors:
- the fdhF gene encoding formate dehydrogenase subunit alpha; this translates as MLDTTTETVTFTLDGAEVTAPKGLTIWEISHGRGLIIPNLCHKPQPGYRPDGNCRACMVEIEGERVLAASCIREPGDGMVVKTDTARAKQARKMVMEMLVADQPEQDVAHDKSSHLWDMAAMQGVEASRFPKLEDGRIPLLDDSHVAMSVNLDACIQCGLCVRACREVQVNDVIGMAGRGHDAYPVFDFDDPMGESTCVACGECVQACPTGALMPSSVVDENQVGDSADFDSETKSICPFCGVGCQISLKVKDGKVKYVEGINGPANEGRLCVKGRFGFDYIHHPHRMTKPLIRRDDAPAKGLNVDPGNWSTHFREASWDEALDFAANGLKGRGREVAGFGSAKCTNEEAYLFQKLIRQGFGHNNVDHCTRLCHASSVSALIENVGSGAVTATFNEIENADVAIIIGANPIENHPVAATYFKQFTKRGGKLIVMDPRGVGMKRFATHMLQFRPGADVSMLNAIMHTIVEENLYDQQYIDAYTENWEAEKAHLADFSPEKMEGICGIPADELREVARTFAGAKSAMIFWGMGVSQHIHGTDNSRCLISLALMCGQVGRPGAGLHPLRGQNNVQGASDAGLVPMFLPDYQSVTDDGVRRAFTEVWESGDFSAEKGLTVTEIMDAVHDGDIKAMYILGENPAMSDPDVEHARDALAKLDHLVVQDIFLTETANYADVILPASAFAEKSGTVTNTNRQVQIARPAVPPMGDAREDWKITIDLANRLGLGWSYDTPADIFAEMKLNMRSFDNITWERLENEGAVTYPSLSPTDPGQPIVFGDGFPRPEGRARFTPASVIAPDDVPDAEYPMILTTGRQLEHWHTGSMTRRSSVLDAVEPEANCSLHPSTLRKLGVEPGEHVRLTTKRGSISIMARADRAVAPDMVFLPFAFVEAAANILTNPAIDPYGKIPEFKFSAVKVEADNTSSVAAE